The DNA window TACTTTTATCTTCTCCAATTAAAACACCTTTTAAAATATCGTTAATATAACGTGAATTGTGCCATGTTAATTTATTCTAAAATCAATACATTTCCAAATTCATGACGGTTATTATCTTTAAAGAAAGTTTGCTTATAATACTATTAAATGTTTCGATCTAATCAAATTAAATCATTCTAGGTAAATAAACTTATTCTGAAGGTTTCGTTCGATGAAGATTGTTTAATTTAGATTCAAACGTTATAAACCCAAAAAATCCAAAACTTCTCCTAGGTTTGTTGTGTTTAAAAGTATTTCGTGGGAACTAATTGTTTGTGAAGGATTCTAAATTTAACAAACCATAAAATGCAACTAAAGTTAATACGACGCTCCATATAACAATTCCAACGGACATCCAGAGCAATAATCTATTTTTAGGCGCTCCAAGTCCCACACCTATAGCAGCTCCAAGCGGGGCTCCAAATAGTAGGGGTGACAGCAATCCCAAACCAATAATACCATATTTATTCCAGATTTTATATATTCGGCCATGTTCAATTGAACCAGATCCATACCTCCATTTTATGAACCATTTTCTCACTCCCTCTCCCAAGGTCACAACTAAAAAGGCAGATATAATGGATCCTGCAGCTGCAGCAACAATGATTAATATGGGATTAAGTTTTAAAACAAGTCCAAGTGGTATTGATAGCCATAATTCCACAACACTGGCCAAAAAGACAAGTAGAATTGATTCAAATATGTTCAAAGTAGTTTCACCTTTATTAGATCACATTTTTCTTGCATATCACTATTAACATCTTTCAAACAATAAATTTTCGGATTCACAGAAACAATTGTTGATAGAGGGTATACTCATTTTAAAAAAAAATGGAAGGGAAATATTTTTGTTGATGTTAGATGACGGCTATCGAAGCATAAACAAACAACCACCACAGAACTACCAGCAGGGTCATGCTGAAGAGGGGTAATTTGTTTAGCTGAATAGTTGCGAATTTTCTACCATTGTACCAGCTTAACAACAGTATAACAACAAATATTAGGCTGTTCACTATTCCAACAATGTTAAAGGGATCCTTGTACATCACGTAGAACCAAACTACTGCTGTTATTAAGATTCCAATCCACATCATTGGTTTTAGCAGTGAATAGACTTTAATTGTTAACTGGGTTATTTCCTCTGATTTTCGGGCTTTAATAAGCATGAAGTAGAGTACCATTGTTGATCCCAGTGCAAATATTAATCCGAGGAATTCTAAGAAGAGGTTAGTAACTGGTTTTCCAAAGAACTGTTCTTTGAGTAGGGGTATGGTAACGAGGGCCTTTAAAGATTCATCAATAGGAAACGATTCCGTTTCTCCTACTGCTATGTTGTATTTTCCCTGATTTTCTGCGTTGAATATTTTTATGTAGTAATCTCCTGCAGGAAGTTGTTCAGTGACTTCAGGTCCTTTGAGATAATAATCTCCACCAAATTCTTCGAAGTAGGGCTCCCAAGTAGAGTTAGTTCCATTTAGTGTTAAGAGAATATTGCCGTTTGTGTCAAGAACTTGTGCTGAAACAAAATCTGCTTGAATTCCTGGACTCTGGGGAACTAGAAGATTGAGGTAAAATTTGAAAGGAACATCTGAACTGATTTTGTAGTAATCAGGACTGCCATGCAGGGTGCTGTAAAAAGCTTGGGAAATTTCTGGGTTTTCAATGATGATGGGATTACTCATTGAAGTATTGATTCCTGTTTCCAGTCTGGGCTGATGTGCTGCCACAGCTGATATTGAAATAAATAAAACAAGCATGGTTACAATGATAATACTTGAACTTATTTTTCCAGATTTCATGATATTAATTATGTATTGAAATCTTTAAAAAAATTACTAAAAAAAATAATAAATAAAGGTTTGAAACCAGTTGTTCTAACTGAGTTTCAAGGTTTGCAGTAAATTATTGTAGGCTTGTTCAGTTTGGTTCAGTGCAAATCTAGGGCAAATGTAGGTTATCAAGTAATAATTGTTGTCTTTGTCTATTATGGTGTATTTGCTGGCTATGTTATTTCCAACACTGCCAACCTGTGAAGCTGTTATATTGTTCACAGTTGTTGAAGCTACTGATGAGTTTGTGGTGTTTAAAAGTATGTTGTTGGTACTTGGAAGGTTCAATGAACCAGTTGCTTTTGCTTGCATTTGCAACACAATATATGCTGGTTGCGTTTTACCACTTGAATCTGCGTAGTTAGTTGTTAAAGTAACAGATGAATATATAGAACTATTGCTGAAATTACCAACTAAACTGTCTTGTGACCAAGAATTGGGATATTGGAATGATACTGTCCCTGTATTAAATGTGTTGTTACCTGAAACACTCAATGCTAAAATTAACGCTATAATTACCACCAGAACGATTATTACCGGCATTAGGTATTGATTTTTTTCCACGATCTATGACCCCCATTATAATTATTGTTGTTATTATTTTGTACCTCTAGAATTATATGTTTTTCTTATTATCATCTACAAACTATCGGGCCGGATAAACTTACTTAGCGGCCATGTTTGCACTGATTAATTGTTTAACGAACTCATCCTTTGGACTGGCATATCTATCCTTGAGAATTCTTGATAATTTGCAGATTTTTTGAGGATTTAAGATTATTATCTTTGAAATTTTTGGTACCAACAACCATTATATGAATGTTAAATCAAAAAATACTAATCATAAATTCGGGGTGCTTAACTTTGAAAAAACGAAAACATATCTTTCTCGATGACAAGTCGAAAATTTCAAGAATCGAGAAAAAAATCATGAAGTACGAAAGGTACAAACCATACCATGAAAAAACCGCCGACGAAGATTTTCGTTTGAATGAAAAACTTGCATTACTCAGTATAGTAGCAAGTAATTTTATGATGACTGGCCATAGTCCAACCCTTGTAATGACCAAAAGAGAAGAAGGAGATGAAGTTCTATTACCTGTTGGCGGTGGGCAAAAAGACAAGGCCCGTGAAATAATATCTAGGGTTGATTTTAGAAAACTCTATAGAGGGGGAAAGGGAAGAAAAATAGATCCACTCATGATCATCACGGCCATTTGTATGTACGTAATGAGAAAGGATAACCCTAGGAGAGGAGATATAAGATATTCTAATGATTTTATTAGGAATACTGGACTAACTAAGGAAATTTATGACCACATTAGTGGTAAGCTTGATGTTTATGGGGGTTTGTGATTTCTGATGGGTCGCTCTATATAGTGATAGCAAAATTTTGTATGGTTTTTGTTTTTTCTAGTTTTTGGGGTTTTCTTGTTTATTTTATCTTGGGTTTTATTTGTTAATGGGAGTTTTTTTAGGAAATTTGGCTTATCTGGGGATTTTTAAGGTTTTGTTAGTGGTAAGCTTGATGTTTATGGGGGTTTGTGATTTCTGATGGGTCGCTCTATATAGTGATAGCAAAATTTTGCATGGTTTTTGTTTTTCTAGTTTTATCTGAATTTCTATTTTAAAGTAGATAATTACAAAAATAATGAGTCAAATGATTTTTTTTAATAAAGTTTAGAAATGGATTAATATATCACTGATCTAAAGTTTTTATGAAGTTGATAATTGCAGTAACTGTTTGATTTTGTTGTTCTTGTCTGGTTATTGTGCTGTTGTTATCGCCTGATTGTACTCCATAGTCACCGAAGTTGTAGTGGTTTCCCCCATCAATGGTGATGATGGTTGTGTTTTTTGGGAACTTGTCAAGATTTTTAGTTATTTGATCCTGTGTTGCAAGCCCGTCAAGGGATCCTCTGATGGATAAAGCTTTAAAAGTTGCGTTAGATGCATTGGTATTGGGATATGCTGCTAAATAAATCACACCTTTAATTTTATCCTGATGTTTCACTGCAAAGTCTGATGCAAACACACCACCCAATGAATGGCCTCCAATAACCCAGGTTTTAATATCTTGATGCTGGTTTATTACATCATTTGCTTTGTCAACCCCAAATATTGCTAAATTAAAGGGCATTTTAACAATAATTGTTGTATAACCATTTTGAGCCAATTTCGATGCGATTACTGAGTAAGCTTCAGGTTGTACCTTGGCACCTGGATAAAAAATGATTCCCGTAGTTGTTTTGTTGTTGGTTGGGATGAAAGTTATTGAATCAGAATTATTAATGACACTGTAACCATTATTTGATGAAAGAGCTTCAGTTGCATTGGAATCTGCATGATAATAATCAGATACATAGTAACTGAAACCAGCCACAGCTACCACAACAACAAGGAGTAATATCAGTAAAATCAGTCTTTTTTTGGAATTGATATACTTCATTAAATATCCCTATAATAAAATTCACCAATTTGATATTTATATTTAGTTCTCAAATAAAAAAAGAAAATAGAATATCATTTAAACTGTTTAAAAAAAGAATTTTGAAATATATGCAGCCAAAATAAAATATTAAAATGAAATTGATTCTATAAGTTCAAAAAGTGTAATGTATTAGAAGGCCTTACATTAACCTTCTAACATCAACAACTTCTATACTTGCTATTTCAGTTATTTTAGAAAGATTCTCTTCCACGGCTTCTGTTCCGCCTTCACCATCATCTACAATGACCATGAGGTTGATTGCAACGAGGCCAAACGCGATTGGTTCTTCCTCAATACTGTGTAATTCTGTATTTTCTGGTATAGAACTTGTTATTTCTGCCTTAACTTTTTCAAGGTCAATTTCAGGACTTTCTGGCATTAACTTTATTGTAGCTACTACTTCTCCCATAGTGTTACCTCCAAAAATGTTTTAAGATTTATTTGGAATTAAATCCCAATATGTTAAATAATTCCGTGAGAATTAATTTACGGTCCTTTAAATCCACATTCACATTTGTATAAATGTCCGAATGTTCTGCATTTTTGACATCTGTACAAAGTTTTCTCACATTCTGGGCATGGAAACTTAACATAGTTTTCCACTGGTGATATTTCCTGTTTACAGGAAGTACATTCTATTTTTTTCATTTAATTTCCTCCAATGAGTGTATATTTAGAGCTTTTGCCTTTAATTATCGATAGAATCCTCTCTGGGTATTTACCATTTACAACGTAGCATTCCGATTGATATCTGATCAAAAGCTCAGGTAAAAATTCATCAACCGATGTTTCACCAAAATTTAGTAGTTTGTTTGCACTTATAGTATCTATAAGTTTCGCACCATCGTTGATAGGATCATGCGTGTATATACCATCTACATCTGTTGCTATTAATAGTTTGGCCTTGAGTAGATTTGAAATGTATAGTGCGATTGAATCTGATGTGACCCTCCATGAATGTTCGAGTGGATCATGATCTTCCATCAAGGTATATGAATTCAGTACAGGAATTTTCCCATGTTCAGAAACTTTCAAAGCATCTTCAAGGGAATTCGCAGATTCTAGTCCTTCAACTTTATCTGCAAGAAGGGTTCCAATTATGTCCATGCACATGATTGCAGATCTGTGGTTGGCGGTGTTTGAAAAGCCAAGCAGATCGTTGTAGTTCCTCACTTTATTTGCAAACTCTCCCCCACCACAAACAATTATGATTTCAGCATCTAAATCAGTTTGATTAACAATAAATTCGCAGAGATCAATTGCTTTTTCTGGAAATAAACTGCCACCAATCTTTAAAACCCAATCCATTTAAAACCACCATTACTTTAAAAGCTTCAGATCCTGGGTGATCTTATCAATTTTCTCATCTTCATCTGGACCAATACCCAGGCAAGTAACTGTTGCTTTAGGAATTTCAGTGTGCCCTGCATCATGCAC is part of the Methanobacterium lacus genome and encodes:
- a CDS encoding amino acid kinase family protein encodes the protein MDWVLKIGGSLFPEKAIDLCEFIVNQTDLDAEIIIVCGGGEFANKVRNYNDLLGFSNTANHRSAIMCMDIIGTLLADKVEGLESANSLEDALKVSEHGKIPVLNSYTLMEDHDPLEHSWRVTSDSIALYISNLLKAKLLIATDVDGIYTHDPINDGAKLIDTISANKLLNFGETSVDEFLPELLIRYQSECYVVNGKYPERILSIIKGKSSKYTLIGGN
- a CDS encoding alpha/beta family hydrolase, with protein sequence MKYINSKKRLILLILLLVVVVAVAGFSYYVSDYYHADSNATEALSSNNGYSVINNSDSITFIPTNNKTTTGIIFYPGAKVQPEAYSVIASKLAQNGYTTIIVKMPFNLAIFGVDKANDVINQHQDIKTWVIGGHSLGGVFASDFAVKHQDKIKGVIYLAAYPNTNASNATFKALSIRGSLDGLATQDQITKNLDKFPKNTTIITIDGGNHYNFGDYGVQSGDNNSTITRQEQQNQTVTAIINFIKTLDQ
- a CDS encoding small multi-drug export protein, yielding MNIFESILLVFLASVVELWLSIPLGLVLKLNPILIIVAAAAGSIISAFLVVTLGEGVRKWFIKWRYGSGSIEHGRIYKIWNKYGIIGLGLLSPLLFGAPLGAAIGVGLGAPKNRLLLWMSVGIVIWSVVLTLVAFYGLLNLESFTNN
- a CDS encoding zinc finger domain-containing protein, which produces MKKIECTSCKQEISPVENYVKFPCPECEKTLYRCQKCRTFGHLYKCECGFKGP
- a CDS encoding elongation factor 1-beta, whose protein sequence is MGEVVATIKLMPESPEIDLEKVKAEITSSIPENTELHSIEEEPIAFGLVAINLMVIVDDGEGGTEAVEENLSKITEIASIEVVDVRRLM